One part of the Diadema setosum chromosome 22, eeDiaSeto1, whole genome shotgun sequence genome encodes these proteins:
- the LOC140245556 gene encoding uncharacterized protein, giving the protein MATSVKSKYLQLSDEDASCIGKPSPLALLAATCRKIGTASPRTAARTPSPRPASGSTSDLLLAPVAKVPCHQLPPTPPPSPPYISVSPAASPVGIERSSPLPASTTCYTTQPAVCPPPHQPSTTHPAYRPTSVRYSPYTMIPARRSTSYPVACSSPCCLGPQYLPYPAAYHQQSNSFYPIPFTHVPVFGVYDQHQLRAPVASISSLKTRPARRQPRKAAEQEDEEPEIIDVVSL; this is encoded by the exons ATGGCAACGAGTGTCAAGTCAAAGTATTTACAG CTCTCCGACGAGGATGCATCTTGTATCGGCAAGCCGAGCCCTCTGGCATTGTTGGCTGCTACCTGCCGGAAGATTGGCACAGCGTCGCCTCGTACTGCAGCTAGAACGCCTTCTCCTCGTCCCGCGTCCGGCTCGACGTCAGACTTGTTGTTAGCGCCGGTCGCCAAAGTACCCTGCCATCAGCTACCACCAACGCCGCCACCATCTCCCCCGTACATCTCGGTGTCACCTGCTGCTTCGCCCGTGGGTATCGAACGTTCATCGCCATTGCCTGCGTCAACCACCTGCTACACCACGCAACCAGCGGTGTGTCCGCCTCCCCATCAACCAAGTACAACTCACCCGGCTTACCGTCCGACGAGCGTCCGCTACTCTCCGTACACCATGATTCCAGCTCGCCGAAGTACAAGTTATCCAGTCGCCTGTTCCAGCCCGTGCTGTCTTGGACCGCAGTACCTCCCATACCCAGCGGCCTACCACCAGCAATCAAACAGTTTCTACCCGATACCATTCACGCATGTTCCCGTGTTTGGAGTGTACGACCAGCATCAGCTCAGGGCACCGGTTGCATCGATCTCGTCGCTGAAGACCCGACCAGCGAGACGTCAACCGAGGAAAGCAGCAGAGCAGGAAGACGAGGAGCCGGAGATCATCGACGTCGTGTCTCTTTGA